In Quercus lobata isolate SW786 chromosome 12, ValleyOak3.0 Primary Assembly, whole genome shotgun sequence, a genomic segment contains:
- the LOC115972595 gene encoding bifunctional UDP-glucose 4-epimerase and UDP-xylose 4-epimerase 1 yields MTFSEKTILVTGGAGFIGSHTVVQLLNEGFRVSIIDNLDNSVTEAVDRVRDLVGPKRSQNLEFHLGDLRNKEDLEKLFSQTQFDAVIHFAGLKAVGESVANPRRYFDNNLIGTINLYEVMAKYECKKMVFSSSATVYGQPEKIPCVEDFELKAMNPYGRTKLFLEEIARDIQKAEPDWKIILLRYFNPVGAHESGRIGEDPKGIPNNLMPFIQQVAVGRLPELNVYGHDYPTKDGSAVRDYIHVMDLADGHIAALRKLFTKEDIGCTAYNLGTGCGTSVLEMVAAFEKASGKKIPAKLCPRRAGDATAVYASTEKAERELGWKAKYGIAEMCRDQWNWASKNPWGYQSKP; encoded by the exons ATGACTTTCTCGGAAAAGACGATTCTGGTTACCGGAGGAGCCGGTTTCATTGGCTCTCACACTGTGGTTCAGCTTCTCAATGAAGGCTTTAGGGTTTCGATCATCGACAATCTTGATAATTCCGTCACCGAAGCTGTTGATAGGGTCCGTGATTTGGTCGGCCCTAAGCGTTCTCAGAATCTTGAATTCCATCTg GGTGATCTTAGGAATAAGGAGGACTTGGAGAAGCTCTTTTCTCAAACACA ATTTGATGCTGTGATCCATTTTGCTGGCCTAAAAGCTGTTGGGGAGAGTGTTGCAAACCCTCGCCGTTATTTCGATAACAATTTGATTGGCACTATTAATCTTTATGAGGTTATGGCAAAATATGAATGCAAAAAG ATGGTTTTCTCATCATCTGCAACAGTTTATGGTCAACCTGAAAAAATACCCTGTGTTGAGGATTTTGAATTGAAAGCTATGAATCCTTATGGAAGGACCAAG CTTTTCCTTGAAGAAATTGCTCGAGATATTCAGAAGGCAGAGCCAGATTGGAAAATTATATTACTCAGATACTTCAATCCTGTTGGGGCTCATGAGAGTGGTAGAATTGGTGAAGATCCAAAGGGCATCCCAAACAATCTCATGCCATTCATACAGCAAGTAGCTGTTGGCAGATTGCCTGAGCTTAACGTGTATGGTCATGATTATCCCACGAAGGATGGTAGTGCG GTCCGAGACTACATCCATGTCATGGACTTAGCTGATGGTCACATTGCTGCTCTTCGGAAGCTTTTTACTAAAGAGGATATAG GTTGTACGGCCTACAACTTGGGAACTGGATGTGGTACATCTGTGCTTGAAATGGTGGCTGCATTTGAGAAAGCTTCTGGCAAG AAAATCCCCGCCAAACTATGTCCAAGGAGGGCGGGAGATGCTACAGCTGTTTATGCTTCTACAGAGAAAGCTGAGCGAGAACTTGGTTGGAA GGCGAAATATGGTATTGCAGAGATGTGCAGAGACCAATGGAATTGGGCAAGCAAAAATCCGTGGGGATACCAGTCCAAGCCTTGA
- the LOC115970995 gene encoding uncharacterized protein LOC115970995, whose amino-acid sequence MVKVKKEKEELAADSAKEVRFASCSLSSNGNCDSPVQRCSVIGRPTGPTRRSRRGWSEKEDNLLSALVKKYNGKKWKQIAAHIPGRTDVQCLHHWQKVLNPEVVKGSWTKEEDDCIIEFVKNYGCKRWSLIAKSLPGRIGKQCRERWFNHLDPAINKDAWTEEEESVIAYYHHKYGNKWAQIARFLPGRTDNAIKNHWNCSMRKKLDSYSTDGCDTTCENMSPDFSSPETKSTSPDFCSSSTKHECTKVKVKKLNFNKMFSLNHSMELEHNVDTCSTDLVLGNAYRGEIHLMAKRGEPELVDPLNGTQSNHKGAAASGITTRSYIHNVSHDETDGPLVATFLDVFLDASTYTKQNHIPVAHKILETPKSLREYASGVMNSRMANGSGNPCSTSLTLGLGEHMGQVGKKNQVHRVSQHAVDKNHAYLLSESPLVNDLVNAVEDGGGSPTTYVHFRHPNTPFCYSTPTYLGQSMYANASSPESTLRNSAMTFKNTPSIIRKRTSRKSSNANLPDVTCTPESTVTSICDRQYVNSTNFLNTKRGFLSFFGETETSVAVKSLERCLEYAFDLEKESVAVKCGKSISASMSPNIDICANTM is encoded by the exons GATAATCTTCTAAGTGCATTAGTCAAAAAGTACAATGGGAAGAAGTGGAAGCAAATAG CTGCACATATACCTGGGCGGACAGATGTTCAGTGCTTACATCACTGGCAAAAGGTTTTGAATCCTGAAGTTGTCAAGGGATCTTGGACAAAGGAG GAAGATGATTGTATAATCgagtttgtgaaaaattatgGTTGCAAGAGATGGTCTCTTATTGCAAAGAGCTTACCTGGTCGCATAGGCAAGCAATGTCGAGAGAG GTGGTTCAATCATTTAGATCCAGCTATAAACAAAGATGCATGGACAGAAGAGGAGGAGTCAGTTATTGCTTATTACCACCATAAATATGGTAACAAGTGGGCACAAATAGCAAGGTTTCTACCTGGAAG GACTGATAATGCGATTAAGAATCATTGGAATTGCTCAATGAGGAAGAAACTGGATTCATACTCAACTGATGGTTGTGACACAACATGTGAAAATATGTCTCCTGATTTCAGCAGTCCTGAAACAAAATCTACATCTCCTGATTTCTGCAGTTCTAGTACAAAACATGAATGCACGAAGGTTAAAGTAAAGAAACTGAATTTCAATAAAATGTTCTCTCTCAATCACAGCATGGAGTTGGAGCACAATGTTGACACTTGTTCTACAGACTTGGTTCTTGGAAATGCTTATAGAGGAGAAATTCATTTAATGGCAAAAAGAGGGGAACCTGAACTGGTAGATCCACTAAATGGGACACAGAGTAACCACAAAGGTGCTGCTGCAAGTGGTATCACCACTAGATCATACATACACAATGTTAGCCATGATGAAACAGATGGGCCCTTGGTAGCCACTTTTTTGGATGTTTTCTTGGATGCATCCACTTAcaccaaacaaaatcatattcCTGTTGCTCACAAAATACTTGAAACTCCTAAGAGTTTAAGGGAATATGCTTCAGGTGTTATGAATTCAAGAATGGCCAATGGATCTGGCAATCCATGTTCAACTTCCTTAACATTGGGACTTGGTGAGCACATGGGTCAAGTTGGCAAGAAAAACCAAGTCCATAGGGTTTCGCAACATGCAGTGGATAAAAATCATGCTTACTTGCTGTCAGAGTCACCTCTGGTGAATGATTTGGTTAATGCTGTAGAAGATGGTGGTGGATCACCAACCACATATGTTCATTTTAGGCATCCAAACACTCCATTTTGCTATTCTACTCCAACATACCTTGGACAAAGTATGTATGCTAATGCTAGCAGTCCAGAATCTACATTAAGAAATTCGGCCATGACCTTCAAAAATACTCCTTCTATAATAAGGAAGAGAACTTCAAGAAAGAGTAGTAATGCCAACCTTCCTGATGTTACCTGCACGCCAGAGAGCACAGTCACATCTATTTGTGATAGACAATATGTCAATAGTACCAACTTCCTAAACACAAAGCGGggtttcctctctttctttggtGAAACTGAAACATCAGTTGCTGTTAAATCTCTGGAAAGATGCCTGGAATATGCATTTGACTTGGAAAAGGAATCAGTTGCTGTTAAATGTGGCAAATCTATTTCTGCAAGCATGTCTCCAAATATTGATATCTGTGCAAATACAATGTAG